A window from Roseburia sp. 499 encodes these proteins:
- the hisF gene encoding imidazole glycerol phosphate synthase subunit HisF, translating into MFTKRIIPCLDVNNGRVVKGVNFVNLRDAGDPVEIAAAYDKAGADEVVFLDITASSDARNTVVDMVRKVAEKVFIPFTVGGGIRTVDDFKALLREGADKISINSSAINTPRLISDAADKFGSQCVVVAIDARRREDGSGWNVYKNGGRIDTGLDAVEWAIKANQLGAGEILLTSMDCDGTKAGYDLELTRTIAENVSIPVIASGGAGTMEHFKEALTDGKADAALAASLFHYKELEIMELKNYLAECKIPVRR; encoded by the coding sequence ATGTTTACGAAGAGAATCATTCCCTGTCTTGATGTAAATAACGGACGGGTAGTAAAAGGTGTAAATTTTGTAAATCTGCGTGATGCAGGAGATCCGGTTGAGATAGCAGCAGCTTATGACAAGGCTGGTGCAGATGAGGTGGTGTTCTTAGACATTACAGCGTCTTCTGATGCCAGAAATACGGTAGTAGATATGGTACGAAAGGTAGCCGAAAAGGTGTTCATTCCGTTTACCGTAGGTGGAGGAATTCGTACAGTAGATGATTTTAAGGCATTGTTGCGAGAAGGTGCGGATAAGATTTCTATCAATTCCTCTGCAATCAATACGCCGCGTCTTATCAGTGATGCAGCGGATAAGTTTGGTAGTCAGTGTGTGGTAGTTGCCATTGATGCTAGAAGACGAGAGGATGGAAGCGGCTGGAATGTATATAAAAACGGTGGTAGAATCGATACTGGTCTGGACGCTGTAGAATGGGCAATAAAGGCAAATCAGCTTGGCGCAGGAGAGATTCTTTTGACTAGTATGGATTGTGATGGAACGAAGGCAGGATATGATTTAGAACTGACTAGAACTATTGCAGAGAATGTATCTATTCCGGTGATTGCATCAGGTGGTGCCGGAACTATGGAGCATTTTAAAGAAGCCCTTACAGATGGAAAGGCAGATGCAGCTTTGGCAGCATCATTGTTCCATTATAAGGAATTGGAAATTATGGAATTAAAGAATTATCTGGCTGAGTGTAAAATACCAGTTAGAAGATAG
- a CDS encoding ACT domain-containing protein, whose amino-acid sequence MEKRADKTIITVVGKDTVGIIAKVCTYLSDNQINVLDISQTIVQDFFNMMMIADFQRASKSFDQISKELEQVGEEIGVTIKCQKEEIFNKMHRI is encoded by the coding sequence ATGGAAAAAAGAGCAGACAAGACCATTATTACTGTAGTTGGAAAAGATACTGTAGGAATTATTGCAAAGGTATGTACATACCTTTCAGATAATCAGATTAACGTATTGGATATCAGTCAGACTATCGTACAGGATTTCTTTAATATGATGATGATTGCAGATTTTCAGAGAGCTTCTAAGTCCTTTGACCAGATTTCCAAAGAATTAGAGCAGGTTGGAGAAGAAATCGGTGTAACAATCAAATGCCAGAAAGAAGAAATTTTTAATAAAATGCACAGAATTTAA
- a CDS encoding flavin reductase family protein — MIYPVPAVMVTVTDCQGNDNIITVAWTGTICTNPPMAYISVRPERYSYHMIQETGEFVINLTTRELAYATDFCGVKSGRDVDKFKELKLTKQKSSKVAPPMIGESPVNIECKVTECKELGSHHMFLAEVVAVHVDESYLNETGKFQLEKAEPIVYSHGTYFDLKHQLGTFGYSIKKNK, encoded by the coding sequence ATGATTTATCCTGTTCCGGCTGTTATGGTTACGGTGACAGACTGTCAAGGAAACGATAATATTATTACAGTAGCATGGACGGGAACGATTTGTACGAACCCGCCCATGGCATATATATCGGTAAGACCGGAACGGTATTCCTATCATATGATACAGGAAACCGGAGAGTTTGTAATCAATCTGACAACTCGTGAACTGGCGTATGCAACAGATTTCTGTGGGGTAAAGTCAGGAAGAGATGTGGACAAGTTTAAGGAACTTAAGCTTACCAAACAGAAGAGTTCTAAGGTGGCACCGCCAATGATTGGAGAAAGTCCGGTAAATATTGAATGTAAGGTTACAGAATGTAAGGAACTAGGGTCACATCATATGTTTCTTGCAGAAGTGGTAGCAGTACATGTAGATGAAAGTTATTTGAATGAGACTGGCAAGTTTCAGTTAGAAAAGGCAGAACCGATCGTATATTCCCATGGAACGTATTTTGA
- the ung gene encoding uracil-DNA glycosylase: protein MGMIDNDWLQAIGDEFKKPYYAQLYKFVKEEYNTKVIYPPADDIFNALHLTPLSQVKVLILGQDPYHNQGQAHGLCFSVKPDVEIPPSLDNIYKELHEDLGCKIPNNGYLVKWAEQGVLMLNTVLTVRAHQANSHQGRGWEQFTDAIINAVNAQDRPIVYMLWGRPAQSKIPMLTNPKHLILKAPHPSPLSAYRGFFGCKHFSQANTFLKENGIEPIDWQIEDR from the coding sequence ATGGGAATGATAGACAATGATTGGCTACAGGCAATCGGCGATGAATTTAAGAAGCCGTATTATGCTCAGCTGTATAAGTTTGTAAAAGAAGAATATAATACGAAAGTAATTTATCCGCCGGCAGATGATATTTTTAATGCGTTACATCTGACACCATTGAGTCAGGTAAAGGTATTGATATTAGGACAAGATCCCTATCATAATCAGGGACAGGCACATGGACTTTGCTTTTCTGTAAAACCAGATGTGGAAATACCACCATCATTGGACAATATTTATAAAGAACTTCACGAAGATTTGGGGTGCAAAATTCCTAATAATGGCTATCTTGTAAAGTGGGCAGAGCAGGGCGTTCTAATGCTGAATACAGTGTTGACGGTACGTGCACATCAGGCAAATTCTCATCAAGGCAGAGGTTGGGAACAGTTCACAGATGCTATTATTAATGCAGTAAATGCACAAGATCGACCTATTGTTTACATGTTGTGGGGAAGACCTGCGCAAAGCAAGATTCCCATGCTGACAAATCCGAAACACTTGATTTTAAAGGCTCCGCATCCGAGTCCACTGTCAGCATATCGTGGTTTTTTTGGATGTAAGCATTTTAGTCAGGCAAATACTTTTTTGAAAGAAAACGGTATAGAACCAATAGATTGGCAAATAGAAGACAGATAA
- a CDS encoding PFL family protein gives MINRWEVNETNKMIEQENLDVRTITIGISLLDCIDSDLKKLNENIYNKITTVAKDLVSVGTTIENEFGIPIVNKRISVTPIALIGGAACKTSEDFATIADTLDAAAKAVGVNLIGGYSALVSKGMTKADELLIRSIPMALCRTERVCSSVNLASTKTGINMDGVKLMGEILLELAELSKDRDSVDCMKLVVFCNAPDDNPFMAGAFHGVTEADAIINVGVSGPGVVKTALEKVRGENFEVLCETIKKTAFKVTRVGQLVAQEASRLLGIPFGIVDLSLAPTPAIGDSVADCLCEIGLEYAGAPGTTAALALLNDQVKKGGVMASSYVGGLSGAFIPVSEDQGMINAVEAGAITLEKLEAMTCVCSVGLDMIAIPGDTKATTISGIIADEMALGMVNQKTTAARLIPVIGKDVGDTVEFGGLFGYAPIMPVNKYSCDDFVNRGGRIPAPIHSFKN, from the coding sequence ATGATAAATAGATGGGAAGTTAATGAAACCAATAAGATGATAGAGCAGGAGAATTTGGATGTACGTACCATTACCATAGGTATTAGTCTGTTAGACTGCATTGATTCTGACTTAAAAAAGTTAAATGAAAATATTTATAATAAGATTACAACAGTAGCAAAGGATTTAGTATCTGTTGGAACAACCATTGAAAATGAATTTGGTATTCCAATTGTGAATAAACGTATCTCTGTAACTCCTATTGCGTTGATAGGTGGAGCAGCATGTAAGACATCGGAAGATTTTGCAACAATTGCAGACACTTTAGATGCAGCAGCAAAAGCAGTAGGCGTGAACCTGATTGGAGGATATTCTGCATTAGTTTCTAAGGGAATGACAAAGGCAGATGAGTTATTGATTCGTTCTATTCCTATGGCTCTTTGTCGTACGGAGCGTGTATGTAGTTCCGTAAACCTTGCATCCACAAAAACCGGTATCAATATGGATGGCGTCAAATTAATGGGTGAGATTCTGTTAGAACTGGCAGAACTTTCTAAGGATCGTGATTCCGTAGACTGTATGAAACTGGTAGTATTTTGTAATGCACCGGATGATAACCCGTTTATGGCAGGTGCTTTCCATGGAGTAACAGAAGCAGATGCAATTATTAATGTAGGTGTTAGTGGACCTGGTGTTGTAAAGACAGCGTTAGAAAAAGTGCGCGGTGAGAATTTTGAGGTATTATGCGAGACAATTAAAAAGACGGCTTTTAAGGTTACTCGTGTAGGACAGTTAGTAGCACAGGAAGCTTCCAGATTGCTTGGAATTCCATTTGGTATTGTAGATTTGTCATTAGCTCCAACACCGGCAATTGGTGATAGTGTGGCGGATTGTTTGTGCGAAATCGGTCTTGAATATGCAGGTGCACCGGGAACTACAGCAGCACTTGCTCTGTTAAATGACCAGGTGAAAAAAGGTGGTGTTATGGCATCTTCTTATGTAGGTGGTTTAAGCGGAGCCTTCATTCCTGTCAGTGAAGACCAAGGTATGATTAATGCAGTAGAAGCAGGTGCTATTACATTAGAAAAATTAGAAGCTATGACTTGTGTATGTTCCGTAGGACTTGATATGATTGCAATTCCGGGAGATACAAAGGCAACTACTATCTCTGGTATTATTGCAGATGAAATGGCACTTGGAATGGTAAATCAAAAGACAACAGCAGCACGTCTGATTCCGGTTATTGGAAAGGATGTAGGAGATACTGTAGAATTTGGTGGATTATTTGGTTATGCACCAATTATGCCGGTAAATAAGTATTCATGTGATGATTTTGTAAATAGAGGAGGCCGTATTCCGGCACCAATTCACAGCTTCAAGAATTAG
- a CDS encoding putative manganese-dependent inorganic diphosphatase: MEQEKKVWVIGHKNPDTDSICSAIAYAELRNKIGGRKYEAKCAGQPNEETKYVLEHFKVDAPGYVSDVGAQVKDIEIRETPGVSCQISLKTAWEMMKAQNVGTLPIVRDNGTLQGLITTGDIATSYMDVYDSKILATARTQYRSIAQTLEGEVIVGNEHGYFVKGKVVVAAGSPDLMKEYIEDDDLVILGDRPEAQKCALEMNASCLIVVSDSKVSENIQEMASEKGCVIVTTPYDSYTASRLINQSMPIKHFMRKENLITFETEELVEDVQKVMSKERHRDFPVIDEEGKYVGMISRRNLLDMRRKQLALVDHNEKSQAVNGIESAEILEIIDHHKLGDIETIAPVFFRNQPVGCTGTIVYQMYQEYGIDINRKIAGLLCSAIISDTLMFRSPTCTEVDKKAAEALAERAGISIEEHAKNMFKAGSNFASKSAEEIFYQDFKAFNAGDKEFGVGQLSAMSDEELQEVKEKLMPYMPQVLEERNLDMIYIMLTNILEESSELIYVGTEAREIAESAFHGHFEAREDSLWLKGVVSRKKQVIPAFMAAL, encoded by the coding sequence ATGGAACAGGAAAAAAAGGTATGGGTAATTGGACATAAGAATCCGGACACGGATTCTATTTGTTCTGCAATTGCTTATGCAGAATTAAGGAACAAAATTGGAGGAAGAAAGTACGAGGCAAAATGTGCTGGACAGCCGAATGAAGAGACAAAATATGTTTTAGAGCACTTTAAGGTAGATGCACCGGGATATGTAAGTGATGTTGGTGCACAGGTAAAGGACATTGAAATTCGTGAGACACCGGGAGTTAGTTGTCAGATTTCCTTAAAAACAGCATGGGAAATGATGAAGGCTCAGAACGTAGGAACACTTCCAATCGTAAGAGACAATGGAACATTACAGGGATTGATTACCACCGGTGATATTGCTACATCTTATATGGATGTATATGACAGCAAAATTCTGGCTACTGCAAGAACACAGTATCGAAGTATTGCACAGACTCTGGAAGGAGAAGTCATTGTTGGAAATGAGCATGGATACTTTGTAAAAGGTAAAGTAGTTGTAGCAGCAGGAAGTCCTGATTTGATGAAAGAATACATTGAGGATGATGATCTTGTGATTTTGGGAGATCGTCCTGAGGCACAGAAATGCGCACTTGAAATGAATGCAAGCTGTTTGATTGTGGTTTCAGATTCCAAGGTTTCTGAGAACATTCAGGAGATGGCGTCTGAAAAAGGATGTGTAATTGTTACAACTCCATATGACTCTTATACAGCATCACGTCTTATCAACCAGAGTATGCCAATCAAGCACTTTATGCGGAAAGAAAATCTAATTACATTTGAAACAGAGGAATTGGTAGAGGATGTACAGAAAGTGATGTCTAAAGAACGCCATCGCGATTTCCCTGTTATCGATGAGGAAGGAAAATATGTAGGTATGATTTCCCGTCGTAATCTGTTAGATATGAGAAGAAAACAGCTGGCATTAGTGGATCATAACGAGAAATCACAGGCAGTAAATGGAATTGAAAGTGCTGAGATATTAGAGATAATAGATCATCATAAGCTTGGTGATATTGAGACAATTGCACCGGTATTTTTCCGTAATCAGCCGGTAGGATGTACCGGAACCATTGTATATCAGATGTATCAGGAATATGGTATTGATATCAACAGAAAAATTGCAGGTTTGCTGTGTTCTGCTATCATATCAGATACCTTGATGTTCCGTTCTCCAACCTGTACGGAAGTAGATAAAAAAGCAGCAGAAGCATTGGCAGAGCGTGCAGGAATTTCCATAGAAGAACATGCCAAAAACATGTTTAAAGCAGGTAGTAACTTTGCATCCAAATCTGCAGAAGAAATCTTTTATCAAGATTTCAAAGCATTTAATGCAGGAGATAAGGAATTCGGTGTTGGCCAGTTGAGTGCTATGAGCGATGAAGAACTTCAGGAAGTGAAAGAAAAGTTAATGCCTTATATGCCACAGGTATTAGAGGAACGTAATTTGGACATGATATATATTATGTTAACCAACATTTTAGAAGAAAGCTCAGAATTGATTTATGTGGGTACAGAAGCAAGAGAAATTGCAGAAAGTGCATTCCATGGTCATTTTGAAGCAAGAGAGGATTCTTTGTGGCTTAAAGGAGTTGTGTCTCGTAAGAAACAGGTAATTCCTGCGTTTATGGCAGCATTATAG
- the hisH gene encoding imidazole glycerol phosphate synthase subunit HisH: MIAIVDYDAGNLKSVEKALNFLGQESVITRDRKEILAADKVILPGVGAFGVAMENLKKYELDKVIKEVAEKKTPFLGICLGLQLLFEGSEESSGVEGLHILDGEIVKIPEEPGLKIPHIGWNSLKLQNNGRLFQGISQEAFVYFVHSYYLKAREESIVKAVTEYGVNIHASVEKENVFACQFHPEKSSSVGLKILENFAKIGEV, from the coding sequence ATGATAGCAATTGTGGATTATGATGCAGGAAATCTCAAAAGCGTGGAAAAGGCATTAAATTTTCTTGGTCAGGAAAGTGTGATAACGCGTGACAGAAAAGAAATTCTTGCGGCAGATAAGGTGATTTTGCCGGGAGTAGGTGCTTTTGGGGTTGCAATGGAGAACTTGAAAAAATATGAGTTGGACAAAGTAATCAAAGAGGTGGCAGAAAAAAAGACGCCGTTTCTTGGTATTTGTTTAGGACTTCAGCTGTTGTTTGAAGGAAGTGAAGAGAGCAGCGGTGTTGAAGGTTTACATATTTTGGATGGTGAGATTGTAAAGATTCCGGAGGAGCCGGGACTTAAGATTCCGCATATTGGTTGGAATTCATTGAAACTGCAGAATAATGGGAGATTGTTTCAGGGGATTTCCCAGGAAGCTTTTGTCTATTTTGTTCACTCTTACTATTTGAAGGCAAGAGAAGAAAGCATTGTAAAGGCAGTAACGGAGTATGGTGTGAACATTCATGCATCTGTAGAGAAAGAAAATGTTTTTGCATGTCAGTTCCATCCGGAAAAAAGCAGCAGTGTAGGTCTTAAGATTTTAGAGAATTTTGCAAAGATAGGGGAGGTATAA